In a single window of the Delftia tsuruhatensis genome:
- the dapF gene encoding diaminopimelate epimerase, which produces MQIRFSKMQGAGNDFVVLDETAGPLGLSAAQYRFLAHRHFGVGADQILTVRPSPAAGIDFEYVIHNADGGEVEQCGNGARCFARFVHDKGLTDKHVIRVQTLSGVIAPELHADGRVTVDMGRPVLEPSLVPFDTLGLASRPLGAGQQWPLQLGTEATVWIAPVSMGNPHAVQLVEDVDHAPVAQWGPLIERHARFPQRVNAGFMQIVDRGQVRLRVFERGAGETLACGTGACAAVVAGIRWGLLDARVDVQTRGGRLTIEWDGGAVRMTGPAEFVFEGQIEVPDQP; this is translated from the coding sequence ATGCAGATCCGCTTTTCCAAGATGCAGGGCGCAGGCAACGATTTCGTGGTGCTCGACGAAACCGCCGGCCCGCTGGGCCTGAGCGCAGCCCAGTACCGCTTCCTGGCCCATCGCCATTTCGGCGTGGGTGCCGACCAGATACTGACGGTGCGGCCTTCGCCCGCGGCGGGTATCGATTTCGAATATGTGATCCACAACGCCGACGGCGGCGAGGTCGAGCAGTGCGGCAATGGCGCGCGCTGCTTTGCGCGCTTCGTGCACGACAAGGGCCTGACCGACAAGCACGTGATCCGCGTGCAGACGCTGTCGGGGGTGATCGCCCCCGAGCTGCATGCCGACGGCCGTGTCACCGTGGACATGGGCCGGCCCGTGCTGGAGCCGTCGCTGGTGCCCTTCGATACCCTGGGCCTGGCGTCCCGGCCGCTGGGCGCGGGGCAGCAGTGGCCCTTGCAGCTGGGCACCGAGGCCACGGTCTGGATCGCTCCCGTCTCCATGGGCAACCCGCATGCCGTTCAACTGGTCGAGGATGTGGACCATGCGCCCGTGGCCCAGTGGGGCCCGCTGATCGAGCGTCATGCGCGCTTTCCCCAGCGCGTCAATGCGGGATTCATGCAGATCGTCGATCGCGGCCAGGTGCGGCTGCGCGTTTTCGAGCGCGGTGCCGGCGAGACGCTGGCTTGCGGCACGGGCGCCTGCGCGGCCGTGGTGGCGGGCATACGCTGGGGGCTGCTCGATGCGCGCGTCGATGTCCAGACCCGGGGCGGCCGGCTGACCATCGAGTGGGACGGCGGCGCTGTGCGCATGACCGGTCCCGCAGAGTTTGTTTTTGAAGGACAGAT
- a CDS encoding MBL fold metallo-hydrolase produces MTRSSQLLHPQRQPVDTLKASTVLLLRDCAGGPGLEVLMTRRSARASFVPSAYVFPGGGIEAQDAAETAHACASTRPAQAADALRITQAIAGLRETFEELGILLAYDALGRPVSAAELATLDRKAPLVPQCEARGLRLAVDALWYLAHWTADRDQPRRFDVPFFVARMPEDQEPDADGSEQFEPIWVRPQEALERHHAGGFPMIFPTIRTLDRLSRFADTDAVFAALTGEQPLWKCCPRTGFLDGKEARHMEDEAPFGELEMVCPDGQILHTLDWQSERAVPLRKNLLRLTAPNPGVMTGPGTNSYLVGDASTGYAAIDPGPADAGHVQRLFDAAGGDIRHILCTHSHADHSPGAALLQALAVQAGRPRPAIGGLPSAPTARPASRFTPDYALADGQRIVLHDAPGGTTHTLVAVFTPGHAANHVCFLLEEDALLFSGDHILNGSTTIIDPPDGNMRDYIDSLDKLDALCATHGAQFILPAHGYVLGFARQAIARLKAHRLAREAKVLAAMRQLPDGSVQDWVRLAYDDAPSRLWPIAERSLLAHVERIRALCTRQ; encoded by the coding sequence ATGACCCGTTCCAGCCAGCTTCTGCACCCCCAGCGCCAGCCCGTAGACACGCTCAAGGCCTCCACTGTTTTGCTGCTGCGCGACTGCGCCGGCGGCCCGGGACTTGAAGTCCTCATGACGCGCAGATCGGCCAGGGCCAGCTTCGTGCCCAGCGCCTATGTGTTTCCGGGCGGAGGCATCGAGGCCCAGGATGCCGCCGAAACTGCCCATGCCTGCGCCAGCACGCGCCCCGCCCAGGCCGCCGACGCCTTGCGCATCACCCAGGCCATCGCCGGCCTGCGCGAGACTTTCGAGGAACTCGGCATCCTGCTGGCCTACGACGCCCTGGGCCGGCCGGTATCCGCCGCGGAGCTGGCCACGCTGGACCGCAAGGCGCCGCTGGTGCCGCAGTGCGAGGCGCGCGGCCTGCGCCTGGCCGTGGACGCCCTGTGGTACCTGGCCCACTGGACGGCCGACCGAGACCAGCCCCGGCGCTTCGACGTGCCCTTCTTCGTGGCGCGCATGCCCGAGGACCAGGAACCCGACGCCGACGGCTCCGAGCAGTTCGAACCCATCTGGGTGCGCCCGCAGGAGGCGCTGGAACGCCACCATGCCGGTGGCTTTCCCATGATCTTCCCCACGATACGCACGCTGGACCGGCTCAGCCGCTTCGCGGATACCGATGCCGTGTTCGCCGCCCTGACGGGCGAGCAGCCGCTATGGAAATGCTGTCCGCGCACGGGCTTTCTCGATGGCAAGGAAGCGCGCCACATGGAGGACGAAGCCCCCTTCGGCGAACTGGAGATGGTCTGCCCCGACGGCCAGATCCTGCATACGCTGGACTGGCAGAGCGAACGCGCCGTGCCGCTGCGCAAGAACCTGCTTCGCCTGACCGCGCCCAACCCCGGCGTGATGACCGGCCCGGGCACCAACAGCTATCTCGTGGGCGACGCGTCCACGGGCTACGCGGCCATCGATCCCGGCCCGGCCGATGCCGGGCATGTGCAGCGCCTGTTCGATGCGGCCGGCGGCGACATCCGCCACATCCTGTGCACGCACTCGCACGCCGACCACTCGCCAGGTGCCGCGCTGCTGCAGGCGCTGGCGGTGCAGGCCGGCCGGCCGCGGCCGGCCATCGGTGGCCTGCCATCGGCGCCCACGGCCCGCCCGGCCAGTCGCTTCACGCCCGACTACGCGCTGGCCGATGGTCAGCGCATCGTGCTGCACGATGCACCGGGCGGCACCACCCACACGCTGGTCGCCGTCTTCACGCCCGGCCACGCGGCCAACCACGTGTGCTTCCTTCTGGAAGAAGACGCCCTGCTGTTCAGCGGCGACCACATCCTCAACGGCAGCACCACCATCATCGACCCGCCTGACGGCAACATGCGCGACTACATCGACTCGCTGGACAAGCTCGATGCACTGTGCGCCACGCATGGCGCGCAGTTCATCCTGCCGGCCCACGGCTACGTGCTGGGCTTCGCGCGCCAGGCGATCGCCAGGCTCAAGGCCCACCGCCTCGCGCGCGAGGCCAAGGTGCTGGCCGCCATGCGGCAACTGCCCGACGGCAGCGTGCAGGACTGGGTACGCCTGGCCTATGACGATGCCCCATCCCGTCTGTGGCCCATTGCCGAGCGCTCGCTGCTGGCCCACGTGGAGCGCATCCGGGCCCTCTGCACCCGGCAATGA
- a CDS encoding S4 domain-containing protein, with translation MSESESVRLSKRLAEQEQCSRREAELHITAGNVQVDGKVVQLPETRVRPDQQVVLRSGAQPEAVPPVTLLMNKPAGYTQGRPYGRVRSAHSLLGEASMAQVDTPMPLLVLAQHFKNLESFLPLPLPASGLIVYTQDRRVARKLGEEGMWLEQECIVGVEGRIHEDGLELMKAGLPIGKRQLPPCRVSWQNETHLRFALKGIAPDEIEAMCTEVGLRVVSLRRLRIGRVSLAKVPEGQWRYMMPWERF, from the coding sequence ATGTCTGAATCTGAAAGCGTTCGCCTGTCCAAGCGCCTGGCCGAACAGGAACAATGCTCGCGCCGCGAGGCCGAGCTGCACATCACCGCCGGCAACGTCCAGGTGGACGGCAAGGTCGTGCAACTGCCCGAGACCCGCGTGCGCCCTGACCAGCAGGTCGTGCTGCGCAGCGGCGCCCAGCCCGAGGCCGTGCCACCCGTCACCCTGCTGATGAACAAGCCTGCGGGCTATACCCAGGGCCGCCCCTACGGACGGGTGCGCAGCGCGCACTCCCTGCTGGGCGAGGCCAGCATGGCCCAGGTGGACACGCCCATGCCGCTGCTGGTGCTGGCCCAGCACTTCAAGAACCTCGAATCCTTCCTGCCCCTGCCGCTGCCGGCCAGCGGCCTCATCGTCTACACCCAGGACAGACGCGTGGCGCGCAAGCTGGGCGAGGAAGGCATGTGGCTGGAGCAGGAATGCATCGTCGGCGTCGAAGGCCGGATCCACGAGGACGGCCTGGAGCTGATGAAGGCGGGTCTGCCGATAGGCAAGCGCCAGCTGCCGCCCTGCCGCGTGAGCTGGCAAAACGAAACCCATCTGCGTTTCGCCCTCAAGGGCATCGCCCCCGACGAGATCGAGGCCATGTGCACCGAAGTCGGCCTCAGGGTCGTCAGCCTGCGCCGCCTGCGCATAGGCCGCGTCTCGCTGGCCAAGGTGCCCGAGGGGCAATGGCGCTACATGATGCCCTGGGAGCGCTTCTAG
- a CDS encoding AraC family transcriptional regulator, with the protein MPSPSKPMRIQNVEDVPGDYFFRYDEFGAHTEAPPHSHSWGHLNYVPHGSMRMETLGVRWVAPPQYGIWIPPGVVHSCYVAHAVVYRSVYLAPALCGALPGQPCSLRIGAIIKAILADFAVRDVHIPASDADLRLARVLYDQLLAVPVEPGYLPAAQHPALVEVLSAMRAAPHDHRSLAQWAASVHMTERTLARHCQRELGMGLGEWRQRMRYLQAIDALEAGLSVQQIAYDLGYSTPSAFIAMFQREAGTSPEQFRREFCTPP; encoded by the coding sequence ATGCCCAGCCCCAGCAAGCCCATGCGCATCCAGAACGTCGAGGATGTGCCCGGCGATTACTTCTTCCGCTACGACGAGTTCGGCGCCCACACCGAGGCGCCGCCGCACAGCCACAGTTGGGGACACCTGAACTATGTGCCGCACGGCAGCATGCGCATGGAGACCCTGGGCGTGCGCTGGGTCGCGCCGCCGCAGTACGGCATCTGGATACCGCCGGGCGTGGTGCACAGCTGCTATGTGGCCCATGCCGTGGTCTACCGTTCGGTCTACCTGGCGCCTGCGCTGTGCGGGGCCCTGCCCGGGCAGCCCTGCTCGCTGCGCATAGGGGCCATCATCAAGGCCATCCTGGCCGACTTTGCCGTGCGCGACGTGCATATTCCGGCCTCCGACGCCGACCTGCGCCTGGCGCGCGTGCTCTACGACCAGTTGCTCGCCGTGCCGGTGGAGCCGGGCTACCTGCCGGCCGCCCAGCATCCGGCCCTGGTGGAAGTGCTTTCGGCCATGCGCGCCGCGCCGCACGACCATCGCAGCCTGGCGCAATGGGCGGCCAGCGTGCACATGACCGAACGCACGCTGGCGCGCCACTGCCAGCGTGAACTGGGCATGGGCCTGGGCGAGTGGCGCCAGCGCATGCGCTACCTGCAGGCCATCGACGCGCTGGAGGCCGGCCTGAGCGTGCAGCAGATCGCCTACGACCTGGGCTACAGCACGCCCTCGGCCTTCATCGCCATGTTCCAGCGCGAGGCCGGCACCTCGCCCGAGCAGTTCCGGCGCGAGTTCTGCACGCCGCCATGA
- a CDS encoding DMT family transporter, with the protein MGSYLFPLTAVIIWSVNTVVSKLAADSIGAAEIGFYRWLVAAVLFTPFLLPSIWRQRADVRPLLPRLIVLGLLGMVIYQSLAYYAAHMTSATHMGLIGSLTPMMVLALSTAMLGQRLSRGALVGSLLAIAGVALVVSSGQPSTLFTQGLNGGDALMLVAMLAYAVYNILLKRWPMPRLATVQLLYLQIIVAVIAQLPLFLLAPRTGLNAANLPLVGFAGIMASIAAPLLWMMSVARIGPSRSSMFFNLVPIFTAVIAFMALGEPLAAYHAVGGVLTIGGLLLAELWKQPLRAPRAAAAA; encoded by the coding sequence ATGGGGTCTTACCTTTTCCCTTTGACCGCCGTGATCATCTGGTCGGTCAACACCGTGGTCAGCAAATTGGCCGCCGACAGCATAGGCGCGGCCGAGATCGGCTTTTACCGCTGGCTGGTGGCGGCCGTGCTGTTCACGCCCTTCCTGCTGCCGTCGATATGGCGCCAGCGCGCCGACGTCCGGCCGCTGCTGCCACGGCTCATCGTGCTGGGCCTGCTGGGCATGGTCATCTACCAGAGCCTGGCCTATTACGCGGCCCACATGACGTCGGCCACGCACATGGGCCTGATCGGCTCGCTCACGCCCATGATGGTGCTGGCACTGTCCACCGCGATGCTGGGCCAGCGCCTGAGCCGGGGCGCCCTGGTCGGCAGCCTGCTGGCCATCGCGGGCGTGGCCCTGGTCGTGTCCTCGGGACAGCCGTCCACCCTGTTCACCCAGGGCCTGAACGGCGGCGATGCGCTGATGCTGGTGGCCATGCTGGCCTATGCGGTCTACAACATCCTGCTCAAGCGCTGGCCCATGCCGCGCCTGGCCACGGTGCAGCTGCTGTATCTGCAGATCATCGTGGCGGTGATCGCCCAGTTGCCCCTGTTCCTGCTCGCGCCCCGGACCGGGCTGAACGCGGCCAACCTGCCGCTGGTGGGCTTCGCGGGCATCATGGCCTCCATCGCCGCGCCGCTGCTGTGGATGATGTCGGTGGCCCGCATCGGCCCCAGCCGCTCCAGCATGTTCTTCAACCTCGTGCCCATCTTCACGGCCGTGATCGCCTTCATGGCCCTGGGCGAGCCGCTGGCCGCCTACCACGCGGTGGGCGGCGTGCTGACCATCGGCGGCCTGCTGCTGGCCGAGCTGTGGAAGCAGCCGTTGCGCGCACCGCGCGCGGCCGCGGCTGCCTGA
- a CDS encoding MFS transporter: MSSPASAAHPLAQGPGEASSLDMDATYRKIAWRLIPFLVLLFILAWIDRVNVGFAKLQMLDDLQFSEAVYGLGAGIFFIGYFLFEVPSNLLLEKIGARKTLARITILWGAASMAMAYVTTPAMFYVLRFVLGVVEAGFFPGVVLYLTYWFPARHRARVNSLFMTSFAIAGAVGGPIAGAIMNGMQGVGHLANWQWLFILEGIPSVVAGFFVLLYLPEKPANAQWLSAAEQRAVTAEVEAENQAGHKHVSFLDACRNYRVWLCAAVYFCIVSGNATIAFWSPSIIKEIGIQNNLQIGLVSAIPFLAGTLAMVWNGMHSDRTGERRMHCAIAALIAATGLILTGLLLHSAVLALCALTLASIGILAAFPVFWSIPAAFLAGTAAAGGIALINSIGNLAGFVAPYMIGALKTSTGSLSSGLYFVAALEFAAAFLVVLFVKKQ, from the coding sequence ATGAGCAGCCCGGCATCCGCCGCACACCCCCTCGCCCAAGGCCCGGGCGAGGCATCGTCCCTCGACATGGACGCCACCTACCGCAAGATCGCCTGGCGCCTGATTCCCTTCCTGGTGCTGCTCTTCATCCTGGCCTGGATCGACCGCGTCAACGTGGGCTTCGCCAAGCTGCAGATGCTCGACGACCTGCAGTTCAGCGAGGCCGTCTACGGCCTGGGCGCCGGCATCTTCTTCATCGGCTACTTCCTGTTCGAGGTGCCCAGCAACCTGCTGCTGGAGAAGATCGGCGCGCGCAAGACGCTGGCACGCATCACCATCCTGTGGGGCGCAGCCTCCATGGCCATGGCCTATGTGACCACGCCCGCCATGTTCTACGTGCTGCGCTTCGTCCTCGGCGTGGTGGAGGCGGGCTTCTTCCCGGGCGTGGTGCTGTACCTCACCTACTGGTTCCCGGCCCGCCACCGGGCGCGCGTCAACAGCCTGTTCATGACCTCGTTCGCCATCGCGGGCGCCGTGGGAGGCCCCATCGCGGGCGCCATCATGAACGGCATGCAGGGCGTGGGCCATCTGGCCAACTGGCAGTGGCTGTTCATCCTGGAGGGCATTCCCTCGGTGGTCGCCGGCTTCTTCGTACTGCTGTACCTGCCCGAAAAGCCTGCCAACGCCCAATGGCTGAGCGCAGCCGAGCAGCGTGCCGTGACGGCCGAGGTGGAGGCCGAGAACCAGGCTGGCCACAAGCATGTGTCCTTCCTCGATGCCTGCCGCAACTACCGCGTGTGGCTGTGCGCGGCCGTGTATTTCTGCATCGTCAGCGGCAACGCCACCATCGCGTTCTGGTCGCCGTCCATCATCAAGGAGATCGGCATCCAGAACAATCTGCAGATCGGCCTGGTCTCGGCCATCCCCTTCCTGGCCGGCACGCTGGCCATGGTCTGGAACGGCATGCACTCGGACAGGACCGGCGAGCGCCGCATGCACTGCGCCATCGCCGCGCTGATCGCCGCCACCGGCCTGATCCTGACGGGGCTGCTGCTGCACAGCGCCGTGCTCGCCCTGTGCGCGCTGACGCTGGCCTCCATCGGCATCCTCGCGGCCTTTCCCGTGTTCTGGTCGATTCCGGCGGCCTTCCTGGCCGGCACGGCGGCCGCAGGCGGCATCGCCCTCATCAACTCCATCGGCAACCTGGCCGGCTTCGTGGCGCCCTACATGATCGGCGCGCTCAAGACCAGCACGGGTTCGCTGTCCTCGGGGCTGTACTTCGTGGCGGCACTGGAATTCGCCGCCGCCTTCCTGGTCGTGCTCTTCGTCAAGAAGCAATGA